CCAAAGCTGGAGAGTATGAGGCGTATTTAGGAAGGCAAACATGACAGCGGATTAAACAACTTCTTACGTGGACAATCACTCCTGAGGCACCATATCAGTTGGAGATGAGGAGCTGCCtagaatattttgaaatttttttttttgattttattggatgtatccgtGTAAGATATATAAGAACCATCGATTTTagcaccaaaaataaaaaaaaaaaaaaaagcccggACAGGTAACATTAGCAGCCCAGAGCCCAGGTGGGCTGACAAGTTCATGGGCCTGGCTAGCTCTTTCCGGGCTGACACGACCCAGATCCGTAGTTCTGGGTTATGAGTCATGACCCAGTAGGCTAGCCTTCGGAGTTGGGACAGCGTGATTATTATAGCTCGTTGGGACAAGAAACAAACGGGAGCGACCAAGACGGGGACCGCGAAATGCCCTCCTCGGCTCCCAAGTCCTCCTCCGCCCCCGTCAACGGCGGCCGCGACGACGTGGCCGGCGGGAAAGGCGGGTCGCAGGACGCGACTGTGGCGAAGGCTGTGGGCTTCGTCGTCTTCTCCGGCATCGCCGTCAGCATCgtcaaatccctcctctccaaATCCGGCCAACCCCAGCGGCCTCAAACCCCCTTCCAGGACTTCTCCAAGGTAATGTCTCCAGTCTTCACTCGAAGTGGTAGGGATAAGCCCGTTTACTTAATTTCATTGGTTTAAgatgttttttttctctctctctctctctctatgttaGCCCATGGTTGAGGAGGGATTCGGAAGTGGGTCGTCTTCAGCTCGGATAATAAAGATTGAGAAAGGGGATACTCTTTGGGATCTGTCCAGAAAGTACGAGGTAGGGTTCTTTTTCTCTTGAGGGAAAAATTAAACATCATTTTCTACTTTATTTTACATGTAGAACAAATCTTATGGTGGCCATATGGTGGGTTTTAGGTTTCGATTGATGCGATCAAGGAAGCAAATGGAATCATGGGAAACACCATCTATGCTGGAAAGAAGCTGGTTATCCCTTGAATGCTTGTTTGTATGGTTTTGGTtcccattcttcttcttcttcttcttttgtgggtttttggtacatataacgAGAACCATCGTAATCCTCCCATTTGTCATTTTGATATTAAGGCTGAAGGGAAGGAGAAGACAGCATGTAGAGTTTGTATTAGTTGAGAAATTGAGTAGTTAACTATGATTGTGTTTGAGAGGGAGGTGCTTGGATGCTGTGAGCTGAATAACATGTAACCGTTAAGTTTGCAGGACCTTGAGAGATATAACTGTAGCATGGGATCAAGTGTACTGTCTGACATTATGTTGTAGTGTTTATGATGAGTAGAACAGATAACATTTGCCTTGGTAGGTAATCCAGTGGATTGATCATAGTGTTGCTTTCTTGTTTAGAACCATGAATGATCAATATGAGATGTCATTTGTCGAGGCGACCTATAGTTGCGCAACAAACCGGCAGTCTATATAAGGACCACTTTAGCAATGTGGTCTGTTGGTTTGACCCATTCCTTTGAATCTTCTATCCATTGATTAATTGCTTTAGATACAATTGGAATCAAATGTTTTCCATGGGTGAGAGCTTTGGGGTTATATTGTTGTAAACTTAAGGATTTTGATGTTGTACACATTGATGGCCTGCACCACGGACCCTTCCCTCTgcttttttgttattattataaGATAACTTGATTCTAAAGCTATCAACTTGTAGATACCTGCATGTGTTGGTCATGGCCCCAGGGCTACAAGACTGTGGggttcccttttttttaaaaaaaattagcatcTCCCACCCCTTCTGATTTCTGATCAGCTTCGGAGGAAATGATAAAACCTTAGCTGCAGCAGTTAGTCTAGCATTTAATGCATTCAAGGAAAAACAAGTAATCATAAAGTCTGCTCCTATGTGCTGTGTTAGACCTCCtaaatcataatttttttctaatgGTTTCAATTAAGTTTTAATGTAAGTTACACTAGCATATATTTGCAATGCTTGGAATGCTATAATCATGTGATTTTGTCCTGTAATTTTATGCAAATTCTAGTACGACTTTGAGAAGCAGGTCCACAATTTCACAACCAAAGTTTGAACTGCTGGTCAGCTTTTTCCTACAAAATGTTGGATGGTATGGTAATTGCTATTTCAGACTCTTGCATGTGTTTTCTCACTTTCTTGGTCACCATCTTTGTGCCCAATTTCATAGATCAAAGACAAATATAGAATGTGGTACAACTAGCATGACCAAGGAATTAGTTATATGACATGGATGCTATGGGTGGCTGTAAATATACTTACTTTTGTAGATGCATAAGCTTGGGCTTCTGTCTTTTTATGGTTGTGCAAGTTGATGTTTGATCTGGTATGATTCCTCATA
This portion of the Phoenix dactylifera cultivar Barhee BC4 chromosome 11, palm_55x_up_171113_PBpolish2nd_filt_p, whole genome shotgun sequence genome encodes:
- the LOC103708977 gene encoding uncharacterized protein LOC103708977, producing the protein MPSSAPKSSSAPVNGGRDDVAGGKGGSQDATVAKAVGFVVFSGIAVSIVKSLLSKSGQPQRPQTPFQDFSKPMVEEGFGSGSSSARIIKIEKGDTLWDLSRKYEVSIDAIKEANGIMGNTIYAGKKLVIP